In a single window of the Metopolophium dirhodum isolate CAU chromosome 2, ASM1992520v1, whole genome shotgun sequence genome:
- the LOC132939563 gene encoding parafibromin-like, producing MTDPLTCLRMYNTNKKEIIFKDNYILFGDLYWPETVNTNFLKFGSGKDGAPKEYYTLQCLLFLLNNVTLAHPAYVQHAVAKNIPYIKRPDRKKLLDYLNGKISTSPSIDFSAPIEIPSNIVSVPLPI from the exons ATGACAGATCCTCTGACTTGCTTAAGGATGTACAATACTAACAAAAAGGAAATCATATTTAAggacaattacatattatttggtGACTTATATTGGCCAGAAACTGTTAATACAAACTTCTTGAAGTTTGg ATCTGGTAAAGACGGTGCACCAAAAGAGTATTATACATTGCaatgtctattatttttattaaataacgttACTCTCGCGCATCCAGCGTATGTGCAACATGCAGTT gccaaaaatataccatatataaAAAGACCCGACCGAAAGAAACTTCTAGATTACTTGAATGGTAAAATATCTACGTCTCCTAGTATCGATTTCAGTGCTCCTATTGAAATTCCAAGTAACATAGTATCAGTGCCTTTACCAATTTAA